From a single Chloracidobacterium thermophilum B genomic region:
- a CDS encoding peptidylprolyl isomerase, whose protein sequence is MAQSETSSTQPASKPRRTLLIVVICFLGFVMALAYSLPSRSLFGASGPKAVRPVPDDTVIARVGSRTVTAKEYTDSLKNLVAMYRRYAEQLASGGGSFPVSIQQLRQQGSDRAILQQLVRRRVIELEAERLGLTATEGEIQQRLREQFRDENGRFIGVEKYKRQLARMGTNYVDFERDLAYTIAEEKLRNFITSGIQISPKEAEEEYRRQNTRFELSYVVLPAADFEKEVGEPTEDELRAYFEAHKEDFRPTKDRRKVRYIYISQDKAAEIIPVSDEELRREYDPNKQVKSVQVSQIVLKVLTPKDEDKVLQKANDLVARARGKEGAPPEDFAALARGNSQDPATAVKGGDLGVVERANVKPGDAVEAAFNLGVGEISEPVRRGNAFYIFKVTDRTIKSFEEAKPGLLAIVRNRLSYAKASQLADEAVSLLSRTRNFEETAASIATKLNVKPEEVKRETPFFAPGDDVPDIGSNPSFEEKTSALTEPNEVGEKVGIRGGFAVPQLVEIKKPGDPTLDEVRDKVAAKVKQEKALQKAYERAKELIAAAKNAAGLKAAAEARKLKVEEIKDFNDTAYLDNKSFPAAFPNAEKVKVGELIPMPLYSARNTVPTVAVVAVTARKDADLTKFAEQRKQTMDRLRGDRANNLFETYIDGVKARLKESGQLRVDKALAERVVVAAAANEAPTE, encoded by the coding sequence ATGGCTCAGTCTGAAACGTCTTCCACACAACCGGCGTCCAAGCCGCGACGCACTCTGCTGATTGTTGTCATCTGCTTCCTGGGTTTCGTCATGGCGCTGGCGTACTCGTTGCCCTCCCGCTCCCTCTTTGGGGCGAGCGGCCCCAAGGCTGTACGGCCTGTGCCGGACGACACGGTGATTGCCCGCGTCGGAAGCCGGACGGTGACGGCCAAGGAGTACACCGACTCGCTGAAAAACCTCGTCGCCATGTACCGCCGTTATGCGGAGCAACTGGCATCCGGCGGGGGGAGCTTCCCGGTGAGCATTCAGCAGTTGCGTCAGCAGGGCAGTGACCGCGCCATCCTCCAGCAGTTGGTACGGCGGCGCGTCATCGAACTCGAAGCCGAGCGGCTGGGCCTGACAGCCACCGAAGGCGAAATCCAGCAGCGGTTGCGCGAGCAGTTCCGCGACGAAAACGGGCGCTTCATTGGTGTGGAGAAGTACAAGCGGCAACTGGCGCGCATGGGCACCAACTACGTGGACTTCGAGCGCGACCTGGCCTACACCATCGCGGAGGAAAAGCTGCGCAACTTCATCACCAGCGGCATCCAGATTTCCCCAAAGGAAGCTGAAGAGGAATACCGGCGGCAGAACACCCGTTTTGAGTTGAGCTATGTGGTACTGCCGGCTGCCGATTTTGAGAAGGAAGTTGGCGAGCCGACTGAAGATGAACTGCGCGCCTACTTCGAGGCGCACAAGGAAGACTTCCGTCCGACGAAAGACCGGCGCAAGGTGCGCTACATCTACATCAGCCAGGACAAGGCCGCGGAAATCATCCCGGTTTCCGATGAGGAGTTGCGAAGGGAATACGATCCCAACAAGCAGGTCAAGTCAGTCCAGGTCAGCCAGATCGTCCTGAAAGTGCTGACACCCAAGGACGAAGACAAGGTGCTCCAGAAAGCCAACGATCTCGTGGCACGTGCGCGGGGCAAGGAAGGCGCACCGCCGGAAGACTTCGCAGCCTTGGCGCGGGGGAACTCCCAGGACCCGGCCACCGCCGTCAAAGGTGGCGACCTGGGCGTGGTTGAGCGGGCGAATGTCAAGCCTGGTGATGCCGTTGAGGCGGCATTCAATCTCGGCGTAGGGGAAATCAGCGAGCCGGTCCGACGGGGCAATGCCTTCTACATCTTCAAAGTGACCGACCGCACCATCAAGTCATTTGAAGAAGCCAAGCCGGGTTTGCTTGCCATCGTGCGCAACCGGCTGTCCTATGCCAAGGCGTCGCAACTGGCAGACGAGGCGGTATCGCTGCTTTCCCGGACGCGCAACTTTGAGGAAACGGCGGCCTCCATTGCGACGAAACTCAATGTCAAACCGGAAGAGGTCAAGCGCGAGACCCCGTTTTTCGCTCCGGGTGACGACGTGCCCGACATCGGCAGCAACCCGTCATTCGAGGAAAAGACATCGGCTTTGACCGAGCCGAACGAAGTGGGTGAGAAGGTTGGCATCCGGGGTGGATTTGCCGTTCCCCAGCTTGTGGAAATCAAAAAGCCCGGCGATCCAACCCTGGATGAGGTACGCGATAAGGTGGCGGCCAAGGTCAAACAGGAAAAGGCTCTGCAAAAGGCGTACGAGCGCGCCAAAGAACTCATCGCTGCGGCCAAAAATGCTGCCGGCCTGAAGGCTGCGGCCGAGGCCAGAAAGCTCAAGGTTGAAGAAATCAAGGATTTCAACGACACGGCCTACCTGGACAACAAATCCTTCCCGGCCGCCTTCCCGAATGCCGAAAAAGTCAAGGTCGGTGAGCTTATCCCGATGCCGCTCTACTCTGCCCGCAATACCGTGCCGACGGTGGCCGTTGTGGCAGTGACAGCGCGCAAGGATGCTGACCTGACGAAGTTTGCCGAGCAGCGCAAGCAAACCATGGATCGCCTGCGTGGCGACCGTGCCAACAATCTGTTTGAGACCTACATTGATGGCGTCAAGGCGCGACTGAAGGAAAGCGGACAGCTTCGGGTGGATAAGGCGCTGGCGGAACGGGTGGTGGTTGCCGCCGCCGCCAACGAGGCCCCAACCGAGTAG
- a CDS encoding YheT family hydrolase: MQLGALGTATRAVTPRAYLLERLGQRPFIPDPRLTNPHLQTILGSVLPRRSPLVGQTGQPRTFHTCPDTAVTAVCHWQPGCAPADRPTLLLLHGMEGSVESSYMRGIAEKALRAGFHVIRLNTRTCGGTEHLSPHLYNAGLTEDARAIIAELAERDGVQDVYVVGVSLSGNVVLRLAGEYGAQAPRHVRGVAAISPAADLAASTAAIERRSNWLYHRRFVRSLKARMRRKAALFPDRYDAGRLAQIRTIREFDEAYTAVAAGYENAADYYYRASAVRIAAAIRLPTLVIHAQDDPFIPATPLYEPAFADNPCIAVLLTERGGHVGFLAAQQGDEDWYWAEHRIVDFVRVLDAVRRR, encoded by the coding sequence ATGCAGCTTGGAGCGTTAGGGACGGCGACGCGCGCTGTGACACCTCGTGCCTACCTGCTGGAGAGGCTGGGGCAGCGGCCGTTCATACCCGACCCGCGCCTGACCAATCCCCATCTGCAAACCATTCTGGGATCGGTGCTGCCCCGGCGGTCGCCGCTTGTCGGGCAGACCGGGCAGCCGCGTACCTTTCACACCTGCCCGGATACGGCCGTAACGGCCGTCTGCCACTGGCAGCCCGGATGCGCCCCGGCTGATCGTCCGACTCTGCTGCTGCTGCACGGCATGGAAGGGTCGGTCGAGTCGAGCTACATGCGCGGCATTGCGGAGAAGGCGCTGCGGGCCGGCTTCCACGTCATTCGGCTCAACACCCGTACATGTGGCGGGACGGAGCATCTCTCACCACATCTTTACAATGCCGGGCTGACGGAAGATGCCCGCGCCATCATCGCCGAGTTGGCTGAGCGGGACGGCGTTCAGGATGTTTATGTCGTCGGCGTTTCGCTTTCCGGCAACGTCGTGTTGCGGTTGGCCGGGGAGTACGGCGCGCAGGCTCCCCGGCACGTACGCGGTGTCGCCGCTATTTCTCCGGCGGCCGATCTGGCCGCCAGTACAGCCGCCATCGAACGCCGTTCCAACTGGCTGTATCACCGGCGCTTCGTCCGCAGCCTGAAAGCGCGCATGAGGCGCAAGGCCGCCCTGTTTCCTGATCGCTACGACGCCGGACGGCTGGCGCAGATTCGGACGATTCGTGAGTTTGATGAAGCCTACACCGCCGTGGCGGCCGGCTATGAAAACGCTGCCGATTATTACTACCGGGCCAGCGCCGTACGCATTGCGGCGGCCATCCGGCTGCCCACGCTCGTCATTCACGCGCAGGATGATCCGTTCATTCCGGCGACGCCGCTGTACGAGCCGGCCTTTGCCGACAATCCCTGCATCGCGGTACTCCTGACCGAGCGGGGTGGGCACGTCGGATTTCTCGCGGCCCAGCAGGGCGATGAAGACTGGTACTGGGCCGAACACCGCATCGTGGATTTCGTTCGGGTTCTGGACGCTGTGCGGCGGCGGTGA
- a CDS encoding nucleotidyltransferase domain-containing protein, with the protein MSANPMLPDTLAPLLPATPVDVFLQRALTGQPVVWEAGLSVAEVIAVLQAHRLGPLLCAQLLPETWATLPGELQTWLKASARGQVVLDLEQTLALQELLPLAQARGIRVLLLKGVPVGYRYYAEPHHRVKTDVDLLVCPADVAGLVALLEELGYTRSVGITGKLVNRQTTLARGDVALDVHWSAANTALFAHVLDFETMWRERLPISELGAAAYAPADEDLFLHACFHLALHISYEFALVWLYDIHLMATRWPPEVLERCLLRARRLQMARVCLACLALSRAWFGTPCADDFCAELVRQSTSERSAQVLVRHLSRWQRFRLELQALSWSERILFLRELVWPSADYLRRRYSDSTTWLPWLHVKRWLGQPGKADAPSSDAEDQR; encoded by the coding sequence ATGTCCGCCAACCCCATGTTGCCAGACACGCTCGCGCCGCTGCTCCCCGCCACACCGGTGGATGTTTTCCTGCAACGGGCACTGACCGGTCAGCCGGTGGTTTGGGAGGCGGGGCTGTCGGTGGCGGAGGTCATCGCTGTTTTGCAGGCCCATCGGCTGGGGCCGTTACTGTGTGCGCAATTGTTGCCAGAAACCTGGGCCACCCTGCCTGGCGAGTTGCAGACATGGCTGAAAGCCAGTGCGCGGGGGCAGGTGGTGCTGGACCTTGAGCAGACCCTGGCGCTTCAGGAACTGCTCCCCCTGGCGCAGGCGCGGGGCATCCGGGTGCTGCTGCTCAAGGGCGTGCCCGTCGGTTATCGGTACTATGCCGAACCCCACCATCGCGTCAAAACCGACGTGGACCTGCTCGTTTGCCCGGCGGATGTTGCCGGTCTGGTTGCCCTGCTGGAGGAACTGGGTTACACGCGCTCGGTCGGCATTACCGGAAAGCTCGTGAACCGGCAGACGACACTGGCCCGGGGTGACGTGGCTTTGGATGTTCACTGGAGCGCCGCCAATACGGCGCTCTTTGCCCACGTGCTGGACTTCGAGACTATGTGGCGCGAGCGTCTGCCCATTTCTGAACTCGGTGCGGCCGCCTATGCCCCGGCGGATGAGGACCTGTTCCTGCATGCCTGTTTTCACCTGGCACTGCACATCAGCTATGAGTTTGCGCTGGTCTGGCTCTACGACATCCACCTGATGGCGACCCGTTGGCCGCCGGAAGTGCTGGAGCGGTGTTTGCTCCGCGCCCGGCGATTGCAGATGGCGCGGGTCTGCCTGGCCTGTCTGGCGCTGTCGCGGGCCTGGTTTGGCACGCCCTGTGCCGATGATTTCTGCGCGGAACTGGTGCGGCAGTCCACATCTGAGCGATCAGCGCAGGTGCTCGTCCGTCACCTGAGCCGCTGGCAACGCTTCCGATTGGAATTACAGGCGCTGTCCTGGAGCGAGCGGATACTGTTTTTGCGGGAACTGGTATGGCCATCGGCAGACTATCTGCGACGGCGCTACAGTGACAGCACCACCTGGCTGCCCTGGCTACACGTCAAGCGGTGGCTTGGGCAGCCAGGCAAAGCGGATGCGCCGTCTTCTGATGCCGAAGACCAGCGTTGA
- a CDS encoding adenylosuccinate synthase, with protein MKNIVVVGTQWGDEGKGKVVDLIAPHFDIVARYQGGHNAGHTVIVRGEKFVLHLLPSGIVHAGKSCVIGNGVVIDPTALLSEMDELAARGIDFTGRLHISNRAHIILPHHLALERTSEQRRGIRQVGTTLRGIGPAYEDKIGRRGLRAGDLLHPERLKRQLEEIIGEANDILQMRGAEPIALAATVDDLLGKASRIAPFVTDTALWLNREMSAGKSILFEGAQGTMLDIDHGTYPYVTSSSGTAGGATVGTGVPPTAITGVLGIMKAYTTRVGSGPFPTELTNATGERLRARGHEYGASTGRPRRCGWFDGVVARYARMINGLTTVALMKLDVLDDFETIDICTGYRLHGEVLDAIPHDAEDLEAVEPIYETLPGWQSSTVGLTDFAQLPTNARRYIARLEALVGCDIGLVSTGPDRHDTILRADSQLAGWLT; from the coding sequence ATGAAAAACATCGTTGTCGTCGGAACGCAGTGGGGTGATGAGGGCAAGGGCAAAGTCGTCGATCTCATTGCTCCGCATTTCGACATCGTGGCCCGGTATCAGGGCGGCCACAATGCCGGCCACACCGTCATCGTTCGGGGAGAGAAGTTCGTGTTGCACTTGCTGCCTTCCGGCATCGTGCATGCGGGCAAAAGCTGTGTGATTGGCAACGGGGTGGTCATTGACCCGACCGCACTGCTTTCCGAAATGGATGAGCTTGCCGCCCGTGGGATTGACTTCACGGGGCGGCTGCACATCAGCAACCGGGCGCACATCATCCTGCCCCACCACCTGGCGCTTGAACGCACGAGCGAACAGCGGCGCGGCATCCGGCAGGTCGGGACGACCCTGCGCGGGATTGGCCCTGCTTACGAAGACAAAATCGGCCGCCGGGGACTGCGCGCTGGCGATCTCTTGCACCCCGAACGGCTCAAACGTCAGCTTGAAGAAATCATCGGCGAAGCCAATGACATCCTGCAGATGCGCGGGGCCGAACCCATTGCCCTGGCCGCTACCGTGGATGACCTGCTGGGCAAAGCCAGTCGTATCGCCCCCTTTGTCACCGACACGGCCCTGTGGCTCAACCGGGAGATGTCCGCCGGGAAAAGTATCCTGTTCGAGGGAGCGCAGGGAACGATGCTCGACATTGACCACGGAACCTATCCCTACGTTACCTCATCAAGCGGAACGGCTGGCGGGGCCACGGTCGGCACCGGCGTACCGCCAACCGCGATTACCGGTGTGCTTGGCATTATGAAAGCTTACACGACGCGCGTGGGCAGCGGGCCTTTCCCCACGGAACTCACCAATGCCACCGGCGAACGGCTGCGGGCGCGCGGTCACGAGTACGGCGCTTCAACCGGCCGTCCCCGGCGATGTGGCTGGTTCGATGGCGTCGTGGCCCGTTATGCCCGGATGATCAATGGATTGACGACAGTGGCCCTGATGAAACTGGATGTCCTGGACGATTTCGAGACCATTGACATCTGCACCGGCTATCGGCTGCACGGGGAAGTGCTCGACGCCATTCCCCACGACGCCGAAGACCTCGAAGCTGTTGAACCCATCTACGAGACCCTGCCGGGGTGGCAATCCTCGACCGTGGGGCTGACCGACTTTGCACAACTTCCCACGAATGCACGGCGCTATATTGCGCGGCTTGAAGCCCTGGTGGGCTGTGACATCGGGCTGGTATCCACGGGTCCCGACCGCCACGACACCATTCTGCGCGCCGATTCGCAGCTTGCCGGTTGGCTGACCTGA
- a CDS encoding Spy/CpxP family protein refolding chaperone — MLYRFSLRPLIAVAFLAFILTGVMGGVAYAAGRDRGPGHFMGFFIQRMAAQLGLSEEQQTQIRQIMEEERAVAEPLMRQLKSVRGQLRTLGTDGVFNEAQVRVLAQQQAQTMTELIVVKERTKARVAAVLTPEQRERAKQILERFHQRMQGGPRWHHGRGFGPVLPPPAM; from the coding sequence ATGTTGTACCGTTTCAGCTTACGTCCCTTGATCGCCGTCGCCTTCCTGGCCTTCATCCTGACCGGGGTGATGGGCGGGGTGGCCTATGCAGCCGGGCGCGACCGTGGCCCCGGACACTTCATGGGCTTTTTCATCCAACGCATGGCCGCGCAACTGGGCCTCAGCGAAGAACAACAGACCCAGATTCGGCAGATTATGGAAGAGGAGCGGGCTGTGGCGGAACCGCTCATGCGGCAACTCAAGTCCGTTCGCGGTCAACTCCGCACTCTCGGTACAGATGGTGTTTTCAATGAAGCGCAGGTGCGTGTGCTGGCCCAGCAACAGGCACAAACGATGACCGAACTCATCGTCGTCAAGGAACGCACAAAAGCGCGGGTTGCAGCCGTGCTGACGCCGGAACAGCGTGAGCGTGCCAAACAGATACTGGAGCGGTTCCACCAGCGGATGCAGGGCGGTCCCAGGTGGCATCACGGGCGTGGCTTCGGGCCTGTGCTGCCGCCCCCAGCCATGTAA
- a CDS encoding SelL-related redox protein: MTKRIPKDILEREVIGLNLAGRTLAGQLTAPVNLLVFLRHFGCVFCREMVADVRNAATQDANYPNVVFFYQGTVEQGQDFFASLWKEARAISDTPLVFYKALGIQRGGLREMFGPEVWACGLRAVGKGHFIGLPVGDPFVMPGAFLVSSAGDVLWQHDFRHAGDHPDWQAIVPAATAAKA, from the coding sequence ATGACGAAACGCATTCCGAAAGACATCCTCGAACGTGAAGTGATAGGGCTGAATCTGGCCGGGCGTACCCTGGCCGGGCAGTTGACTGCACCGGTCAATCTGCTCGTCTTTCTCCGGCACTTTGGCTGCGTCTTCTGCCGCGAAATGGTAGCCGATGTGCGTAACGCGGCCACGCAGGACGCCAACTATCCGAACGTGGTCTTCTTTTATCAGGGGACGGTCGAGCAGGGGCAGGATTTTTTTGCCAGCCTCTGGAAGGAAGCCCGCGCCATCAGCGACACGCCGCTGGTGTTCTACAAAGCACTCGGCATTCAGCGTGGCGGGTTGCGCGAGATGTTCGGCCCCGAAGTGTGGGCTTGCGGATTGCGCGCCGTGGGCAAGGGACACTTCATCGGTCTGCCGGTTGGTGATCCGTTTGTTATGCCCGGCGCTTTCCTGGTGTCGTCAGCCGGTGACGTTCTCTGGCAACATGACTTCAGGCATGCCGGTGATCATCCCGACTGGCAGGCAATCGTACCTGCTGCTACTGCCGCGAAGGCATGA
- a CDS encoding alpha/beta fold hydrolase, giving the protein MTRPTIIAIHGNGGGAFRFARVEPFFSETSPVGFTALTLPGFGGTPRDTQCVTLSDYAAHIQQFVTHIDAPRILLGHGIGGSLVLEYLQHFAPSVAGVILHAPVGARLDTRWFPRLMSSETVRELGKRMLASALLRPLWKRLFFSQPVPDEFLNRFFAEYGTCEAFGQMFELITAEWFAALKPVTLPSVLLWGARERVLRLDQAAEFRAKLPAATMEIVNDWDHFPMVEQPEAYAHKLMQLASKLTAERAATAR; this is encoded by the coding sequence ATGACGCGCCCGACGATCATTGCCATCCACGGAAACGGTGGTGGCGCTTTCCGTTTTGCACGGGTGGAGCCGTTTTTTTCAGAAACCTCTCCGGTCGGCTTTACAGCCCTGACCCTGCCGGGTTTTGGCGGGACGCCACGGGACACACAGTGTGTCACGCTGTCGGATTATGCCGCGCATATTCAGCAGTTCGTGACGCACATTGACGCGCCACGCATCCTGCTTGGGCACGGCATTGGCGGTTCGCTGGTGCTGGAATATCTCCAGCATTTCGCGCCCTCCGTTGCTGGCGTCATTCTGCATGCGCCAGTTGGTGCGCGGCTGGACACCCGCTGGTTTCCACGGCTGATGTCCTCTGAAACAGTCCGTGAACTGGGCAAGCGGATGTTGGCTTCGGCGTTGCTTCGTCCGCTGTGGAAGCGGCTGTTTTTTTCGCAGCCGGTCCCGGACGAATTTCTCAACCGGTTTTTTGCCGAATACGGCACCTGTGAAGCCTTCGGGCAGATGTTCGAGCTGATTACCGCTGAGTGGTTTGCTGCACTGAAGCCCGTCACGCTGCCTTCTGTCCTGCTGTGGGGGGCGCGCGAGCGGGTGTTGCGGCTCGATCAGGCGGCTGAGTTTCGGGCCAAGCTGCCGGCAGCCACTATGGAAATCGTCAACGACTGGGATCACTTTCCCATGGTTGAGCAGCCGGAAGCCTACGCGCACAAGCTCATGCAGCTTGCCTCCAAACTCACCGCCGAACGGGCTGCCACCGCGCGCTGA
- a CDS encoding PEP/pyruvate-binding domain-containing protein → MPETGDFVVWLGRSPWPARVGPKADSLHRAKAAGLPVPPGVLVVEEALTHSLHRGWVRATGEGFVIADQEALQKALDLPPVASRVAVRSAFSREDGESQSLAGYFASFLNVPFPEVWPAVCRVWNSSHRLDAPFRRDVLIMAMVDARHAGVAVTETEYEDDLVNVTQGLGDRLVSGLVAGETLHLPKLRAFEKPTEAGFAGRLQRLLRDVRRVFGARNWDVEFADDGQQCWLLQVRPLTRPVIRNEWFTYANHREILPPLPSPLMTSLIASCASDLFDYYRGFDARLPEHRPFIEVFAGRPFINLSLLTDMMRLWGLPTRLVTDAIGGRDIGTQGWRWGRLLCSLPVLIRLGWAQLRAPSSARRCMAWLSGFGHAPPDTDSFTNCISDLQTVYTALVREMFSLTQAMSGPLALLRRLGVLSALAACHETVTTRLLTDLDPLREYVQAHPHLTAVLAEGRVPEDDGFQTLWQAYLARYGFRGVFESDIACPRYHEQPETLLCSLLAERPRQAPLPLPWLAWLVYPLWQQARRALDAREELRHAAMQTFDRIRQRMKRLAAQALQDGRLPAADDLWLLDIEELRQLDGGWCATPDFLAARRQAQATLAGYAFPDVFRRFDNFSAFLAVPAEGSRPAVLQGTGLTRGVVEGRAWVCHTPSVPPVSTEPLILVAPAVDAGWVPVFAGVAGVVVEIGGDLSHGSIVLRELGLPAVTNVRHVTRVIRTGDRIRVQAALGVVEILGLESAVTSLASVGVRG, encoded by the coding sequence ATGCCGGAAACAGGCGACTTTGTTGTGTGGTTGGGGCGTTCACCGTGGCCGGCGCGGGTTGGGCCGAAGGCAGACTCTCTCCACCGCGCAAAGGCGGCCGGTTTGCCGGTGCCGCCGGGTGTTCTTGTCGTGGAGGAAGCCCTGACCCACAGCCTGCACAGGGGATGGGTTCGCGCTACCGGGGAAGGTTTCGTTATCGCCGACCAAGAAGCCCTTCAGAAGGCGCTCGACCTCCCGCCAGTAGCTTCCAGAGTGGCCGTGCGTTCGGCTTTTTCGCGTGAAGATGGCGAAAGCCAGAGTCTGGCAGGCTACTTCGCTTCCTTTCTAAACGTTCCCTTTCCAGAAGTCTGGCCGGCGGTGTGCCGGGTCTGGAATTCGAGTCACCGTCTGGATGCACCCTTCCGCCGCGACGTGCTCATCATGGCCATGGTTGACGCGCGTCATGCTGGAGTTGCCGTCACCGAAACCGAGTATGAGGATGATCTCGTCAATGTGACGCAGGGACTGGGCGACCGTCTCGTGAGTGGACTCGTAGCCGGTGAAACCCTGCATCTGCCAAAGCTGCGTGCCTTCGAGAAACCAACGGAAGCCGGCTTTGCAGGGCGGTTGCAGCGGCTTCTGCGTGACGTGCGCCGCGTGTTTGGGGCACGCAACTGGGATGTCGAGTTTGCCGATGACGGGCAACAGTGCTGGTTGCTTCAGGTACGTCCGCTGACGCGCCCGGTGATACGCAACGAGTGGTTCACCTATGCCAACCACCGTGAAATTCTGCCGCCGCTGCCGTCACCGTTGATGACGAGTCTCATCGCGTCCTGTGCGTCTGACCTGTTTGATTACTACCGTGGGTTTGACGCGCGTCTGCCGGAGCACCGGCCGTTCATTGAGGTCTTTGCCGGAAGACCGTTCATCAACCTGTCGCTGCTGACGGACATGATGCGCCTCTGGGGCCTGCCGACGCGCCTCGTCACGGATGCCATTGGCGGGCGCGACATTGGCACACAGGGATGGCGATGGGGACGCCTGCTCTGTTCTCTGCCGGTGTTGATACGTCTGGGATGGGCGCAGTTGAGAGCGCCGTCCTCGGCGCGCCGGTGTATGGCCTGGCTTTCCGGTTTTGGCCATGCTCCACCTGATACGGACAGTTTCACCAACTGCATAAGCGATTTGCAGACGGTTTACACGGCGCTTGTTCGTGAGATGTTTTCACTGACCCAGGCCATGAGCGGCCCGCTGGCGCTGCTCCGCCGGCTGGGTGTGCTTTCCGCGCTGGCGGCGTGTCATGAAACGGTGACGACGCGCCTGCTGACCGATCTCGATCCGCTGCGTGAATATGTACAGGCTCATCCCCATCTCACGGCTGTCCTGGCTGAAGGAAGGGTGCCCGAAGACGATGGTTTTCAAACGCTATGGCAGGCGTATCTTGCGCGCTATGGCTTTCGGGGCGTTTTTGAAAGTGACATCGCGTGCCCGCGTTATCACGAGCAACCGGAGACGCTGTTGTGCAGCCTGCTTGCTGAGCGTCCCAGGCAGGCCCCCCTGCCGCTGCCCTGGTTGGCATGGCTGGTGTATCCCCTGTGGCAGCAGGCCCGCCGGGCACTCGATGCGCGGGAGGAGTTGCGGCATGCCGCCATGCAGACCTTTGACCGCATCCGGCAGCGGATGAAACGCCTTGCCGCGCAGGCCCTTCAGGACGGACGGCTGCCGGCGGCAGATGATCTTTGGCTTTTGGACATCGAAGAACTCCGGCAGCTTGACGGCGGCTGGTGTGCAACGCCGGACTTCCTGGCTGCGCGCCGGCAGGCACAGGCGACGCTGGCCGGCTATGCCTTCCCGGACGTGTTTCGGCGTTTTGATAACTTTTCGGCTTTTCTGGCCGTGCCTGCCGAAGGAAGCCGTCCGGCCGTCCTGCAGGGAACAGGACTGACCCGTGGTGTTGTTGAAGGACGCGCCTGGGTCTGCCACACACCATCTGTCCCGCCGGTTTCGACTGAACCGCTCATTCTGGTTGCCCCGGCTGTGGATGCCGGTTGGGTTCCGGTCTTTGCCGGTGTGGCAGGTGTTGTCGTTGAAATCGGCGGTGACCTTTCACATGGCTCGATTGTCCTGCGCGAGCTTGGTCTGCCAGCGGTGACGAATGTCCGTCATGTGACGCGCGTCATTCGGACGGGCGACCGGATTCGGGTGCAGGCGGCGCTGGGCGTTGTGGAAATCCTTGGATTGGAGTCGGCTGTGACATCGCTTGCGTCGGTCGGCGTACGCGGATAA